The proteins below are encoded in one region of Ostrea edulis chromosome 3, xbOstEdul1.1, whole genome shotgun sequence:
- the LOC125674542 gene encoding uncharacterized protein LOC125674542 codes for MTSVTTEQPLPLAEANSVLLENGPIRIRTLRDTDQDSEFAANIMVDAFERKFIHVTSRRSLPSMRDFYGRSLRGRPPVFYERNFIAEYNGEMAGSCVLRYHGDNALFPDVRDEDFAPVKCTDKCGLLCFALATAEDIPPETCFLDHIGVDSKFRGKGIGKLLLDMADTDARRKGCRMIYLSVATSNRSQRLYERQGYVVKEKKTLCCCGYWCTTGEREFAFMEKNLK; via the exons ATGACGTCAGTGACGACAGAGCAACCGTTACCATTAGCGGAAGCTAACTCGGTACTCCTCGAGAATGGCCCTATCAGAATAAGAACTCTTAGAGACACAGACCAGGATTCCGAGTTTGCTGCAAATATAATGGTGGATgcatttgaaagaaaatttattcACGTGACAAGTAGACGGAG CTTACCTTCCATGAGAGATTTCTATGGAAGAAGCCTTAGAGGAAGACCCCCGGTTTTCTACGAGAGAAACTTCATTGCAGAATACAATGGAGAGATGGCAGGCTCCTGTGTTTTGCGTTACCATGGAGATAATGCACTTTTCCC GGACGTTAGAGATGAAGACTTTGCCCCAGTGAAGTGCACTGATAAGTGTGG GTTACTGTGTTTTGCCCTTGCAACAGCAGAAGATATTCCACCAGAAACGTGCTTCTTGGATCACATCGGAGTAGACTCCAAATTTAGAGGAAAAGGCATAGGGAAGCTACTATTAGACATGGCCGATACAGACGCCAGACGAAAAGGGTGTAGG ATGATTTATCTGTCGGTGGCAACCAGTAACCGGTCTCAACGCCTATACGAAAGACAGGGATATGTGGTGAAAGAGAAAAAGACGCTGTGTTGCTGTGGATATTGGTGTACGACTGGAGAAAGG GAATTTGCATTTATGGAAAAGAATCTGAAGTGA